The following coding sequences are from one Chloroflexota bacterium window:
- a CDS encoding peptidase MA family metallohydrolase: MNKRAITTIVILLVLASLVLTACRQASPEAINLNGFNVILSKPNVEFPDSITFDIDVAAKADISRITFQYQVQKLSVFPVTSVAFPPFTSTSRVKTSWKWDMTQTGGLPPGTDLTYWWAIEDAEGNTAQTPVSTLSFDDQRHSWQSSSENGITLLWYQGNDSFVQQLMTAAKGALDRLAEDTGARPEDKVSIYIYASTQDLQDAMLYPNEWTGGVAYSEYHTIAIGISPDNLDWGKGAMAHELAHLVVHQVTFSGYGIELPTWLDEGLAMYAEGSLVSDMASVLKSAITQNKLISARSLCSPFPAEADAAILAYAESYSLVKYLLEQHGGQAKMLELLNAFKQGSGYNESLDRVYGLDIDKLNDLWSTYIRLHPVVT, translated from the coding sequence ATGAACAAGAGAGCCATCACAACAATCGTCATCCTCCTTGTTCTAGCCTCCCTTGTCCTGACAGCTTGCCGCCAGGCCTCTCCAGAGGCTATCAACCTCAATGGGTTCAACGTCATCCTCAGCAAACCCAATGTCGAATTCCCCGACTCTATCACCTTTGACATCGATGTAGCAGCTAAAGCAGATATTTCCAGGATAACCTTTCAGTATCAGGTACAAAAATTGAGCGTGTTCCCGGTTACCAGCGTTGCCTTTCCACCATTTACATCAACGTCCAGAGTGAAAACGAGCTGGAAATGGGATATGACTCAAACCGGTGGATTGCCTCCCGGCACCGACCTGACCTACTGGTGGGCAATCGAAGATGCCGAGGGAAACACTGCTCAAACCCCTGTAAGCACCCTCAGCTTCGATGACCAGCGCCACTCGTGGCAAAGCTCATCCGAGAACGGGATAACCCTGCTCTGGTATCAAGGTAACGATTCCTTTGTGCAACAACTGATGACTGCAGCTAAAGGAGCGCTGGATAGACTGGCTGAAGATACCGGCGCTCGGCCAGAAGACAAGGTCAGCATATATATCTATGCCAGCACCCAGGATCTGCAGGATGCTATGCTTTATCCCAACGAATGGACGGGGGGGGTCGCTTATAGCGAATACCACACTATAGCCATCGGCATCTCTCCGGACAACCTGGACTGGGGGAAAGGGGCCATGGCTCATGAACTGGCTCACCTCGTAGTCCATCAGGTTACCTTCAGTGGCTACGGTATTGAACTGCCCACCTGGCTCGACGAAGGGCTCGCTATGTATGCCGAAGGTAGTCTAGTCTCTGATATGGCAAGCGTATTGAAGAGTGCCATCACTCAAAACAAGCTCATCTCAGCCAGGAGTCTCTGCAGTCCTTTCCCTGCCGAGGCCGATGCAGCTATCCTGGCTTATGCCGAAAGCTACAGCCTGGTCAAATATCTCCTTGAACAACACGGCGGCCAAGCCAAAATGCTGGAACTGCTGAACGCCTTCAAGCAAGGTAGTGGTTATAACGAATCCCTGGATCGCGTATATGGCCTTGATATTGACAAACTGAATGACCTGTGGAGCACGTATATCAGACTGCACCCTGTCGTCACTTGA
- a CDS encoding peptide ABC transporter substrate-binding protein, producing the protein MHKSTRRSILLILIAFLCLSSGCVSLTQIQSQPVSIPQTDTLTLYDASPLTLDPAISQDTGSHTYIMQIFSGLVSLDQDMKVVPDIAERWETETTANGTTYTFYLRQDVKFHDGREVTAADFKYSWERACRPGTGSPTAITYLNDIVGVKEMLAGTADKIEGVQVVDDYTLRVTIDQPKAYFLAKLTYPVAFVVDKANVESGQEWWRKPNGTGPFKLEGWTQGELLLLERNDLYYRDKARVGHVAFLLSGSSMQMYENGEIDVTGVYLSDLERVMDEANTLHEELTVFPELSLTYIGFDTTKPPFDNPKVRQAFCSAVDKARVVSQVLKDSVSPAYGILPPGMPGYDEHFEGLSYDLEKAKSLLVEAGYGNGTDLPVIIFNVPGEGGYVSTSLTAILYEWEQNLGVEIQIRQLESNAYYYRLDEEKDEAFFFGWVADYADPQNFLEILFRTGTANNMGQYSNPGVDSLLEQAAIEQDSNKRLDLYKQAEEKMVSDAACLPLWFGKNYVLVKPYVTGYSLSPLGIPLLVNVSVDK; encoded by the coding sequence ATGCATAAGTCTACTCGGCGGTCAATCCTGCTGATACTGATTGCTTTCCTCTGTCTCAGTAGCGGCTGTGTTTCGCTGACACAGATTCAGTCTCAGCCTGTCTCCATCCCTCAGACCGATACTCTAACCCTTTATGACGCCAGTCCTCTGACACTCGACCCGGCAATCTCACAGGACACAGGTTCGCACACCTACATCATGCAGATCTTCAGCGGGCTGGTATCCCTCGACCAGGATATGAAGGTAGTGCCGGACATAGCCGAAAGGTGGGAGACAGAGACCACCGCCAATGGCACCACCTACACCTTCTACCTCCGTCAAGATGTGAAGTTTCACGACGGCCGGGAGGTCACCGCTGCAGACTTCAAGTATTCCTGGGAGAGGGCCTGCCGCCCCGGGACCGGGTCTCCCACTGCCATTACCTACCTCAATGACATCGTCGGTGTAAAAGAGATGCTGGCCGGCACCGCAGACAAAATTGAGGGCGTTCAGGTTGTTGACGACTACACTCTTCGAGTCACCATTGACCAGCCCAAGGCCTATTTCCTGGCTAAATTGACCTACCCTGTGGCCTTTGTAGTAGACAAGGCTAATGTAGAATCAGGCCAGGAGTGGTGGCGCAAACCCAACGGCACAGGGCCTTTCAAACTTGAAGGCTGGACACAAGGCGAACTCCTGCTCCTGGAGCGTAATGATCTCTACTATCGGGACAAAGCCAGGGTAGGTCATGTTGCCTTCCTGCTCTCGGGATCATCTATGCAGATGTATGAGAATGGCGAAATCGACGTGACTGGGGTCTACCTGTCGGACCTGGAACGTGTTATGGATGAGGCCAATACCTTGCATGAAGAACTGACGGTGTTTCCGGAACTGAGCCTGACCTACATCGGGTTCGATACGACGAAGCCCCCCTTCGATAATCCAAAGGTACGCCAAGCCTTCTGCTCCGCTGTGGACAAGGCAAGAGTAGTAAGCCAGGTGCTCAAGGACTCGGTAAGCCCGGCATACGGGATTTTGCCCCCTGGCATGCCTGGTTATGATGAGCATTTTGAGGGGCTGAGCTACGATTTGGAAAAGGCAAAAAGCCTGCTGGTAGAGGCAGGGTACGGTAATGGCACTGACCTGCCTGTAATCATCTTTAATGTTCCCGGTGAGGGCGGCTATGTCTCAACCTCACTCACCGCTATCTTGTACGAGTGGGAGCAGAACCTGGGCGTAGAAATACAGATCAGACAGCTGGAATCCAACGCCTACTACTACCGCCTCGATGAGGAGAAGGATGAAGCCTTTTTCTTCGGCTGGGTGGCCGACTACGCCGACCCCCAGAACTTTTTAGAGATACTCTTCCGTACCGGGACTGCCAACAACATGGGCCAATACAGTAACCCCGGGGTTGACAGCCTGCTGGAACAGGCAGCGATAGAGCAGGACAGCAACAAGCGCCTTGATCTATACAAACAGGCCGAAGAGAAGATGGTCAGCGATGCTGCCTGCCTGCCCCTCTGGTTCGGCAAAAACTACGTACTGGTCAAACCGTATGTAACAGGCTACAGTCTCAGCCCGCTCGGTATTCCCCTGCTCGTCAATGTGTCAGTTGACAAATAG
- a CDS encoding IS630 family transposase, with protein MSKRAVAILLTARERNLLERRLKARTATQREVMRARVVLLASAGKENKAIAEEVGLSSHSVALWRNRFALERMAGLRNRAKKRTPIKYTAEDRRRVVEIACTGVPEGETHWSIRTLAKATGVGRETVRAILREAYLRPHRLGTFTRSNDPEFRVKLMDVIGLYAAPPENAVVLCVDEKTQVQALDRTQPALLRRPDQIARRTHPSSGKDKRNGTTQLFAALEVAAAQVQARCQDRHRSEDFLRFLNGVVKHYRQETIHVVLHNVSSHKSKKVQLWMESHHQVFFHFVPTYSSWLNLVELFFSLVQTKVVARGIFPSKSDLVARLLAFVEKFNREGKRFQWTKSPDEMLLSLERLS; from the coding sequence ATGAGCAAACGAGCTGTTGCCATTCTGTTGACTGCCCGGGAGCGTAACTTGCTTGAGCGTAGACTGAAGGCTCGCACAGCCACCCAGCGTGAGGTGATGAGGGCACGGGTCGTGCTCCTGGCGTCCGCAGGGAAGGAGAACAAGGCAATTGCCGAGGAGGTTGGCCTATCATCCCACAGTGTGGCGTTATGGCGTAATCGCTTCGCGCTGGAGCGCATGGCGGGGCTCAGGAACCGTGCCAAGAAGCGGACGCCTATCAAATACACAGCGGAAGACCGGCGCAGGGTAGTGGAGATAGCGTGCACGGGGGTTCCGGAAGGCGAGACGCATTGGAGTATTCGCACCCTGGCCAAAGCCACAGGTGTGGGCCGTGAGACTGTGAGGGCGATATTGCGGGAGGCGTACCTGCGCCCCCACCGGTTGGGTACCTTCACCCGCTCCAACGACCCGGAGTTTCGAGTGAAGCTGATGGATGTGATTGGGCTTTATGCCGCTCCCCCAGAGAATGCGGTGGTCCTGTGCGTGGACGAGAAGACACAGGTTCAGGCCTTGGACCGAACACAGCCTGCCTTGCTCAGGCGCCCAGACCAGATAGCGCGGCGCACCCATCCTTCCTCAGGGAAGGACAAGCGCAACGGCACCACTCAACTATTTGCCGCCCTGGAGGTGGCTGCTGCCCAGGTGCAGGCCAGATGCCAGGACCGACATCGCTCGGAAGACTTCCTGCGGTTCTTGAATGGGGTGGTCAAGCACTATCGACAGGAGACCATCCACGTGGTGCTGCACAACGTGAGCAGCCACAAATCCAAGAAGGTCCAGCTATGGATGGAGTCCCATCATCAGGTCTTCTTCCATTTCGTGCCCACTTATTCTTCGTGGCTCAACCTGGTGGAGCTTTTCTTCAGCCTGGTGCAAACCAAAGTGGTGGCCCGCGGCATCTTTCCCTCTAAGTCAGACCTGGTGGCCAGGCTTCTGGCTTTTGTCGAGAAGTTCAATCGGGAAGGCAAGCGGTTTCAATGGACCAAATCCCCAGATGAGATGTTATTGTCACTTGAACGCCTGTCATGA
- a CDS encoding DUF362 domain-containing protein codes for MSEVFFFDYARGKSILSGMKDLCRESGVIEHIPGGSSVAIKLHMGELGNVSYIRPIFVRKVVDLVKKKGGKPFVTDTVALYPGGRDNKRKYLSTAASNGYVEESVGAPIVIADSDGYDGIPASVGDAIEGCELREVKIAAKIYDADFLLVLSHAKGHMITGFGAAVKNLGMGCVTKEAKKDQHRVNPVLFDESKCGGCEACIAVCPSEALNMHEGKPRRDPGKCIYCSTCLFGCDSGAFFWERTNKERFQVYLAHAASAVMRRFRGRIGFLNFIQDVTPCCDCAVPAGKALISDIGILASLDPISIDKASLDLIDEVPLSHTLMSLRPPDKMGRLHNVDSLVQLRVAERLGLGSMGYRLIDTAK; via the coding sequence ATGTCAGAGGTATTCTTTTTTGATTATGCCAGGGGGAAGAGCATTCTATCGGGAATGAAAGACCTCTGCAGGGAATCAGGGGTTATTGAACATATTCCAGGAGGTAGCTCGGTAGCCATAAAGCTGCACATGGGAGAGCTGGGGAATGTAAGCTACATCAGGCCGATCTTCGTGCGGAAGGTGGTGGACCTGGTGAAGAAGAAAGGCGGAAAGCCATTTGTGACCGATACTGTAGCTCTTTACCCCGGAGGGAGAGATAACAAAAGGAAATACCTGTCAACGGCAGCGTCTAACGGCTACGTTGAGGAAAGCGTTGGGGCACCCATAGTCATAGCCGATAGCGATGGGTACGATGGTATTCCTGCTTCAGTGGGTGATGCTATTGAAGGCTGTGAATTAAGAGAAGTTAAGATAGCGGCTAAGATTTATGATGCTGATTTCCTGCTGGTCTTGTCTCATGCGAAAGGTCATATGATCACTGGCTTTGGTGCAGCAGTGAAGAATCTTGGCATGGGCTGTGTTACTAAGGAGGCGAAGAAAGATCAGCACAGGGTAAATCCTGTCTTGTTTGACGAGTCCAAGTGTGGTGGATGTGAGGCTTGCATCGCCGTGTGTCCATCGGAAGCCTTGAACATGCATGAAGGTAAGCCAAGGCGAGACCCTGGGAAGTGCATCTACTGTAGCACCTGCCTTTTTGGATGCGATTCGGGCGCTTTCTTCTGGGAGCGGACTAACAAGGAGAGGTTCCAGGTATATCTGGCCCATGCTGCTTCGGCTGTAATGCGCAGATTCAGGGGTAGAATAGGCTTTCTGAACTTTATCCAGGATGTCACCCCATGCTGTGATTGTGCTGTACCTGCAGGTAAAGCACTGATTTCAGATATAGGTATACTCGCCTCCTTAGACCCAATAAGTATAGACAAGGCCTCCCTGGACCTGATAGATGAGGTCCCTCTGTCCCATACTCTTATGTCTCTGAGACCACCCGATAAGATGGGCAGGCTGCATAACGTAGATAGTCTGGTGCAACTGAGAGTGGCCGAGAGACTGGGATTAGGGAGTATGGGCTATCGTTTGATTGACACTGCTAAGTAA
- the larC gene encoding nickel pincer cofactor biosynthesis protein LarC — MKAAYFDCFSGISGNMILGALIDLGLDIEELRARLSCLPLGGYHIDAARVNKRGITATYVDVVTQGDDQPRTLDDLFNIIERSSIDEEVKKAGKQVFARLAAAEAKVHGRDVDTGHLYEVGATDTIIDVIGSLVGMKIMDIGGVSCSPLNLGRGMVQCSHGWLPVPAPVTAELVKGVRVYAGDVEAELTTPTGAAIITGIATDFGAMPALRVEGVGYGAGKMDLDVPNVLRIFVGQTTEQVEDYMVELVTVLETNIDDMNPQFYDHIMERLMQTGALDVFLTPVQMKKNRPGTMLSVVAAGGGVEKQLEVIFAESTTLGVRVSETRRLSLPRYSRLIKTRYGEIRVKVAHRGDAAISMVPEYEDCMKAAKMHNVPISQVYAEVQEAWKGLSTSEE; from the coding sequence ATGAAAGCAGCCTACTTTGACTGTTTTTCGGGTATCAGCGGGAATATGATCCTGGGCGCATTAATAGACCTGGGGCTGGATATCGAGGAGTTGAGAGCGAGGCTGAGCTGCTTACCTCTGGGGGGATACCATATAGATGCTGCAAGGGTGAATAAACGAGGAATCACGGCTACGTATGTGGATGTAGTTACTCAGGGTGATGACCAGCCAAGGACACTTGATGATCTCTTTAATATCATTGAGCGGAGTTCCATAGATGAAGAGGTTAAGAAAGCAGGCAAGCAGGTCTTTGCCAGATTGGCGGCAGCAGAGGCTAAGGTACATGGCCGTGATGTGGATACGGGCCACCTGTATGAAGTAGGTGCAACTGATACCATCATCGATGTTATTGGCAGTCTGGTAGGGATGAAGATCATGGATATCGGGGGGGTGAGCTGCTCACCGTTGAATTTGGGCAGGGGAATGGTGCAATGTAGTCACGGATGGCTGCCTGTCCCAGCACCTGTCACTGCTGAGTTGGTGAAGGGAGTTCGAGTATATGCCGGTGATGTGGAGGCCGAACTGACTACACCCACCGGGGCGGCGATAATCACTGGCATAGCCACCGATTTTGGTGCTATGCCTGCCCTGAGAGTAGAAGGGGTGGGCTACGGGGCTGGCAAAATGGATTTGGATGTGCCTAATGTTCTGCGCATCTTTGTTGGACAGACTACAGAGCAAGTTGAGGATTACATGGTTGAGCTGGTTACGGTGCTGGAGACGAATATCGATGATATGAATCCGCAGTTCTATGATCACATTATGGAGAGGCTTATGCAGACTGGGGCTCTGGACGTGTTCCTCACTCCAGTGCAGATGAAAAAGAACCGCCCGGGAACAATGCTCTCGGTGGTGGCTGCTGGCGGGGGTGTTGAGAAGCAGCTCGAAGTTATCTTCGCAGAGAGCACTACTTTAGGAGTGAGGGTGAGCGAAACGCGGCGTCTATCTTTGCCCCGTTACTCCAGACTTATCAAGACCAGGTATGGCGAGATTCGGGTGAAGGTGGCTCATAGAGGTGACGCTGCAATCAGCATGGTTCCGGAGTATGAGGACTGCATGAAGGCAGCGAAAATGCACAACGTGCCTATCAGCCAGGTCTATGCTGAAGTTCAGGAGGCCTGGAAAGGGCTGAGTACTTCTGAGGAGTGA
- the larB gene encoding nickel pincer cofactor biosynthesis protein LarB has translation MNAEQVRRLLKKVKSGSLGVEEALDQLRFLPYEDIGFAKLDHHRSLRKGFPEVVLCLGKTVEQVAGIIEHLLPVTGTILATKADPEIFAAVRKLAPEACYYQLANLIVIGGQVATSRGEFILVVTAGTADIPVAEEAAFTAEAMGNRVERLYDVGVAGLHRLLDHKRELLKANVIIAVAGMEGALASIVSGMVDKPVIAVPTSVGYGASFQGLAALLGMLNTCAPGVAVVNIDNGFGAGYMASIINWRRKKGR, from the coding sequence ATGAATGCTGAGCAGGTACGACGGTTACTGAAAAAGGTGAAGTCTGGCAGCTTGGGCGTAGAAGAGGCGCTGGATCAACTCAGGTTCTTGCCCTACGAGGATATCGGTTTTGCCAAACTTGATCACCATCGTTCCCTCAGAAAAGGCTTTCCGGAGGTAGTCCTCTGCCTGGGGAAGACTGTGGAACAGGTGGCAGGGATTATAGAACACCTCTTGCCGGTGACAGGTACTATTCTGGCAACCAAGGCTGACCCTGAGATATTTGCGGCGGTTCGAAAATTGGCGCCTGAAGCCTGCTATTACCAGTTGGCGAATTTGATTGTAATAGGAGGGCAAGTTGCCACTTCAAGGGGGGAGTTTATTTTAGTAGTCACTGCGGGCACAGCAGATATACCGGTGGCGGAGGAGGCAGCTTTCACTGCTGAGGCTATGGGCAATCGCGTTGAGCGGCTCTATGATGTGGGGGTGGCAGGCTTGCATCGTCTACTGGATCACAAGAGGGAGCTTCTTAAGGCCAATGTGATTATTGCTGTAGCAGGCATGGAAGGGGCACTGGCCAGTATTGTTTCAGGTATGGTGGATAAGCCAGTCATTGCTGTCCCTACCAGTGTTGGGTATGGAGCAAGCTTCCAGGGCCTGGCTGCGCTTCTGGGTATGCTAAATACCTGTGCTCCCGGGGTGGCTGTGGTCAATATTGACAACGGGTTTGGGGCAGGATATATGGCCAGTATTATCAATTGGCGGAGGAAGAAAGGGCGATGA
- the larE gene encoding ATP-dependent sacrificial sulfur transferase LarE, with product MELATMISTEEKLCHLKEMLSQLESVVVAYSGGVDSTLLLKLCQDVLGEKVLAVTASSPIHPSQELVKAMEIAESLSVKHLVIETKELESPVFVTNTPDRCYYCKLELFGELKKLATAQGMKNVVDGSNYDDLSDHRPGARAAAGLGVRHPLQEAQITKEEIRFLSREIGLPNWSKPSLACLASRFPYGTSITKEGLAMIDEAETFLHSLGIGQVRVRHYGKTARIEVEPQDMGVLLNELNRQRILNRFCELGYVYITLDLAGYHSGSMNEGLSL from the coding sequence ATGGAACTCGCCACTATGATTTCCACTGAAGAAAAGTTATGTCACTTGAAGGAGATGTTGTCGCAGTTAGAAAGCGTTGTGGTGGCATATTCAGGTGGGGTGGATAGCACCCTTCTCCTCAAGTTGTGTCAGGATGTCCTGGGAGAGAAAGTGCTGGCTGTGACAGCGAGTTCCCCGATCCATCCTTCGCAGGAACTGGTCAAGGCGATGGAGATAGCTGAATCTCTTTCAGTGAAGCACCTTGTTATTGAAACCAAAGAGCTGGAGAGCCCTGTCTTTGTGACCAATACCCCTGACCGGTGCTACTATTGCAAGCTGGAGCTTTTTGGTGAGCTTAAGAAGTTGGCCACAGCGCAGGGGATGAAGAATGTAGTTGACGGTTCAAACTATGATGACCTGAGTGACCATCGTCCTGGTGCACGCGCTGCTGCCGGGTTAGGGGTCCGGCATCCGCTTCAGGAAGCCCAGATCACCAAGGAGGAGATAAGATTCCTGTCAAGGGAGATAGGGTTGCCTAATTGGAGTAAGCCATCCCTTGCCTGTCTGGCCTCGCGGTTTCCCTACGGCACTTCTATTACTAAGGAAGGTTTGGCGATGATAGATGAGGCAGAGACCTTCCTTCATAGTCTGGGTATCGGCCAGGTACGTGTTCGCCATTATGGCAAAACTGCGAGGATCGAGGTGGAACCTCAGGATATGGGCGTCTTGCTTAATGAACTCAACCGGCAGCGCATTCTGAACCGTTTCTGTGAGTTGGGTTATGTTTATATTACCCTTGACCTGGCTGGATACCATAGCGGCAGTATGAATGAAGGATTATCTCTATGA
- the gyrB gene encoding DNA topoisomerase (ATP-hydrolyzing) subunit B: MQESRPLNGDNNYTAEDIQVLKGLEAVRRRPGMYIGSTDQRGLHHLVFEIVYNSIDEAIAGYCNRVEVTLCEGGQVRVEDNGRGIPVEIHPDTGTSALETVMTILHAGAKFGGKTYRVSSGLHGVGASVVNALSSWMKVESKRGGVRYCQEYLCGIPQGKVRPDGEADGSGCTVTFIPDKQIFSSLDYDFDFLAQRMRELAYLQPDVEIGLRDEVTGQEAAFFFEGGIASLVRYLNRNRVVVHPGVIDIRKEIEGTSVEVAMQYNDGYNELILSFANCANTIDGGSHLTGFRSALTRVLNDYLHKIKSDKNNEFSLQGEDVRGGLTAVISVRLNEPQFEGQTKGKLGNPETRSQVESVVAEQLSFFLEQHPNEAKAIIEKCFTAAKAREAARRAKDLVLRKGLFDGFTLPGKLAECSERDASQCELFLVEGDSAGGSAKQGRDRRFQAILPLKGKILNVEKASFDKMLAHEEIRALITSLGTGIADQLDLSKLRYHRIIIMTDADVDGSHIRTLLLTFFFRNMGDMIGRGHLFIAQPPLYRLQAGKEQFWLYSDKEKDDLLQKLKNKKTDIQRYKGLGEMSPEQLWQTTMNPSTRTMLQVKVEDAAKADEVFHMLMGEEVPPRKAFIQAHAKNVRNLDI; encoded by the coding sequence ATGCAAGAATCCCGTCCTCTTAATGGCGACAACAACTACACCGCTGAGGACATTCAAGTCCTGAAGGGGTTGGAGGCGGTTCGCCGTCGCCCCGGGATGTACATTGGAAGCACAGATCAGCGGGGGCTTCATCATCTGGTTTTTGAGATCGTCTACAACAGCATTGATGAGGCAATAGCGGGCTACTGTAACCGGGTGGAGGTCACGCTCTGTGAGGGCGGGCAGGTCAGGGTGGAGGATAACGGGCGGGGCATCCCGGTGGAAATTCACCCCGACACTGGCACCTCTGCACTGGAGACCGTCATGACCATACTCCACGCCGGAGCAAAATTCGGTGGAAAAACCTACAGGGTCTCCAGCGGGCTGCACGGGGTAGGGGCATCGGTGGTGAATGCACTTTCCTCTTGGATGAAGGTTGAAAGCAAGCGCGGTGGTGTGCGCTATTGCCAGGAATATCTTTGTGGAATTCCCCAGGGTAAAGTGAGGCCTGATGGCGAGGCAGATGGCAGTGGATGCACTGTTACCTTTATCCCTGACAAACAGATCTTTAGCAGCCTGGATTATGATTTTGACTTCCTCGCCCAGCGTATGCGCGAGCTGGCCTACCTGCAGCCCGACGTGGAGATAGGTCTCCGGGATGAAGTGACAGGTCAGGAGGCGGCGTTCTTCTTTGAGGGTGGTATTGCCAGCCTTGTTCGTTATCTGAATAGGAACAGAGTAGTGGTTCACCCTGGTGTTATTGATATACGCAAGGAAATCGAAGGTACTTCGGTGGAAGTAGCCATGCAATACAACGATGGCTATAACGAGTTGATACTCTCCTTTGCCAATTGCGCCAATACTATTGATGGAGGTAGCCATCTCACCGGTTTTCGCTCAGCTTTGACTCGCGTGCTCAATGACTACCTGCACAAAATAAAGTCTGACAAGAATAACGAGTTCAGCCTGCAGGGTGAAGATGTCAGGGGTGGGTTGACGGCTGTTATTAGCGTAAGACTCAACGAGCCTCAGTTTGAGGGGCAGACCAAGGGTAAGCTGGGCAATCCTGAAACAAGAAGCCAGGTGGAATCGGTAGTTGCTGAACAGTTATCCTTCTTTCTTGAACAGCATCCCAATGAAGCAAAGGCCATCATCGAGAAATGCTTTACTGCGGCAAAAGCCAGAGAAGCTGCCCGTCGCGCAAAGGATCTGGTTCTCCGCAAAGGACTATTTGATGGTTTTACCCTCCCCGGGAAGCTGGCTGAGTGTTCCGAGAGGGATGCATCTCAGTGTGAGCTCTTCCTGGTGGAAGGGGATTCTGCCGGTGGCTCAGCAAAACAGGGGAGGGACCGCCGCTTTCAGGCAATACTGCCGCTCAAGGGCAAGATACTGAATGTAGAGAAGGCCTCCTTTGACAAGATGTTGGCACATGAAGAGATACGTGCCTTGATCACCAGCCTGGGCACCGGGATAGCTGACCAACTTGATCTATCGAAGCTGAGGTACCACCGGATAATCATCATGACTGATGCTGATGTAGACGGTTCACATATACGCACCCTCTTGCTTACCTTCTTCTTCCGAAACATGGGGGATATGATTGGCAGGGGACATTTGTTCATTGCACAGCCGCCACTATATCGGCTTCAGGCTGGGAAGGAACAATTCTGGCTCTATTCGGATAAGGAAAAGGATGATCTGCTTCAGAAGCTGAAGAACAAGAAGACGGATATACAGCGCTACAAGGGGTTAGGAGAGATGAGCCCGGAGCAGCTGTGGCAGACTACCATGAATCCCAGCACCAGGACAATGCTCCAGGTCAAGGTAGAGGATGCTGCTAAGGCAGACGAGGTCTTCCATATGCTGATGGGAGAAGAAGTGCCTCCCCGCAAAGCCTTTATCCAAGCTCATGCCAAGAATGTAAGGAATCTGGATATTTAG